The Paenibacillus sophorae genome has a segment encoding these proteins:
- a CDS encoding nucleotidyltransferase domain-containing protein, with protein sequence MSSYHQQILTVLERIEREENVRILYACESGSRAWGFPSKDSDYDVRFLYVRPVDWYLSIFEKRDVIERPISDMLDINGWDLRKALNLFRKSNPPLLEWLQSPIVYRENRAITEQIRRISPLTFSPRSCIHHYLHMAKGNYRDYLQGDQVKIKKYFYVLRPILACEWIEKYNTMPPIEFDRLAQELVPAGSELKAVIDGLLVRKRAGDEMDYEPRINPINDYLEEKIAYYERTAPGMRPGDGNQDQRLDDLFRSVLKEVWGKR encoded by the coding sequence ATGAGCAGTTACCATCAACAAATCTTAACTGTGCTTGAACGCATCGAGCGTGAAGAAAACGTTCGGATCCTGTATGCCTGCGAATCAGGCAGCCGTGCATGGGGGTTCCCTTCAAAGGATAGCGACTACGACGTAAGATTTCTCTATGTTAGACCGGTAGACTGGTACTTATCAATCTTTGAGAAGCGGGATGTCATCGAACGGCCGATAAGTGACATGCTGGACATCAACGGGTGGGATCTGAGAAAGGCCTTGAACCTGTTTCGCAAGTCGAACCCGCCCCTGCTTGAGTGGCTCCAATCTCCGATTGTATACAGGGAGAACCGCGCGATAACCGAGCAAATCCGCCGGATCTCTCCTTTAACCTTTTCTCCAAGATCATGTATCCATCACTATCTGCATATGGCCAAGGGAAACTACCGCGACTATCTTCAGGGGGACCAGGTCAAGATCAAAAAGTATTTCTATGTTCTCCGCCCGATTTTGGCATGTGAATGGATCGAGAAATACAACACCATGCCCCCGATTGAATTTGATCGTCTGGCCCAGGAGCTTGTGCCAGCGGGAAGCGAATTAAAGGCGGTTATTGACGGGCTGCTGGTCCGTAAAAGAGCGGGCGACGAAATGGATTACGAACCAAGAATCAACCCGATCAATGATTATTTGGAAGAGAAAATAGCGTATTACGAGCGGACGGCACCGGGCATGCGGCCTGGCGATGGAAACCAGGATCAGCGGCTTGATGATTTGTTCCGTTCCGTGCTGAAGGAAGTATGGGGGAAAAGGTGA